A genomic segment from Sulfitobacter mediterraneus encodes:
- a CDS encoding shikimate kinase: MSKIEQTMADDHASAPRYHLKKTAVMVGMMGAGKTAVGRALASKLDVPFLDSDAEIERAANLTVPEIFERDGEAFFRKREAEVISRLLDSERGILSTGGGAFLAEQNRSNISARGVSVWLNADIELLWNRVRHKDTRPLLRTADPRATLTSLFNARVPIYQKADLSVACMPNLTIEQMAERVIDVLLTRPDVLEKTDA, from the coding sequence ATGAGCAAAATTGAGCAAACCATGGCCGATGACCACGCGTCAGCCCCGCGTTACCACCTGAAAAAGACCGCTGTGATGGTGGGTATGATGGGTGCGGGCAAGACGGCGGTGGGGCGGGCCCTGGCGTCCAAACTGGATGTGCCTTTTCTGGACAGCGACGCAGAGATCGAACGCGCGGCCAATCTGACCGTACCCGAAATATTTGAACGTGACGGCGAGGCGTTTTTCCGCAAACGCGAGGCCGAAGTGATTTCCCGCTTGCTCGACAGTGAACGCGGCATCCTCTCCACGGGTGGCGGCGCGTTCCTGGCCGAGCAGAACCGGTCCAACATTTCGGCGCGGGGCGTTTCGGTTTGGTTGAATGCGGACATCGAGTTGCTTTGGAACAGGGTACGGCACAAGGACACGCGGCCCTTGCTCCGCACGGCCGATCCCAGAGCCACGCTCACTTCGCTGTTTAACGCGCGGGTTCCGATCTATCAAAAGGCCGATTTGTCAGTGGCTTGCATGCCGAACCTCACCATAGAGCAAATGGCGGAGCGGGTGATTGATGTCTTGCTGACGCGGCCAGATGTGCTGGAGAAAACAGATGCTTGA
- the aroB gene encoding 3-dehydroquinate synthase → MLETVHVDLPGRAYDVHIGPGLLQEAGTRIAPLGGRKKVCVVTDRNVAALHLETLRNGLSAADIDMEVLELPPGEATKSWPYLTQTVEWLLDQKVERGDIVIAFGGGVIGDLVGFAAAILRRGVRFVQIPTSLLAQVDSSVGGKTGINAPQGKNLIGAFHQPSLVLADTAVLGTMNARDFLAGYGEVVKYGLLGAADFFDWLEVQGPALAAGDMTARVEAVRRSVQMKADIVIRDETEQGDRALLNLGHTFGHALEAATGYSDRLLHGEGVSIGCALAFELSARIGLCAQEDPSRVRAHLKAMGMKTDLSDIEGELPDAQGLIDLMGQDKKVVKGQLNFILAHSIGTAFVTSDVPLHVVSETLSDALAARR, encoded by the coding sequence ATGCTTGAAACCGTTCATGTTGACCTGCCCGGACGTGCCTATGATGTGCATATCGGGCCCGGTTTGCTGCAAGAAGCCGGCACGCGGATTGCGCCCCTTGGCGGCCGCAAGAAGGTTTGTGTTGTCACTGACCGCAACGTTGCGGCGCTGCACCTTGAAACCTTGCGCAATGGTTTGAGTGCGGCAGACATTGATATGGAGGTGCTGGAGCTGCCACCGGGAGAGGCGACCAAATCCTGGCCCTATTTGACGCAAACCGTCGAATGGCTTCTCGACCAGAAAGTGGAACGCGGCGACATCGTGATCGCGTTTGGTGGCGGCGTTATCGGCGATTTGGTTGGCTTTGCCGCCGCGATCCTGCGGCGCGGCGTGCGGTTTGTCCAAATCCCTACCTCGCTGCTGGCGCAAGTCGACAGCTCCGTCGGCGGCAAAACCGGCATCAACGCACCGCAGGGCAAGAACCTGATCGGCGCGTTTCATCAACCGTCCCTGGTGCTGGCCGATACCGCGGTTCTGGGGACGATGAACGCGCGGGACTTTCTCGCCGGTTATGGCGAGGTGGTCAAATACGGGCTCTTGGGTGCCGCTGATTTTTTTGACTGGTTGGAAGTGCAAGGGCCAGCATTGGCCGCAGGTGATATGACCGCTCGCGTGGAGGCGGTGCGCAGGTCCGTTCAGATGAAGGCTGACATTGTGATCCGCGATGAGACCGAACAGGGCGACCGGGCCTTGTTGAACCTGGGCCACACCTTTGGTCACGCTTTGGAAGCGGCAACGGGGTATTCGGATCGGTTATTGCATGGCGAAGGCGTGTCTATTGGCTGCGCTTTGGCGTTTGAGCTGTCGGCCCGCATTGGCCTTTGCGCTCAAGAAGACCCCAGCCGCGTGCGCGCCCATCTCAAGGCGATGGGAATGAAAACAGATTTGTCTGACATCGAGGGTGAATTGCCGGATGCGCAAGGGTTGATAGATCTGATGGGTCAGGACAAAAAGGTGGTCAAAGGCCAGCTGAACTTTATCCTCGCCCACAGCATCGGTACGGCTTTTGTCACCTCTGACGTGCCTTTACATGTTGTATCAGAAACCTTGTCTGACGCTTTGGCAGCGCGGCGCTAA